The Carassius carassius chromosome 9, fCarCar2.1, whole genome shotgun sequence genome includes a region encoding these proteins:
- the LOC132149668 gene encoding thyrotroph embryonic factor-like, whose amino-acid sequence MPGQASVTVASGPQKSSGFVMKKIMNIPPPNILEDQDDDIEKEKQGSTCGGTSGGGGGSGGVSASLTPTIWDKTIPYDGETFHLEYMDLDEFLLENEIPVTLEEELSRGPPARDTQGVSSPSDEPATVPQMPEEEHKDDEESEDHSLTVNIETNAEVQAAPDRVTPPPIDPEEIEVSVAFQPDPTDLVLSSVPGGELFNPRKHRFSVDELKPQPMIKKAKKVLVPAEAKDEKYWSRRKKNNMAAKRSRDARRLKENQIAVRASFLERENAALRQEVAELRKDCGRCKKIMLLYEAKYGSL is encoded by the exons ATGCCCGGACAGGCGTCGGTGACGGTGGCCAGCGGCCCACAGAAGTCGTCCGGTTTTGTTATGAAGAAGATCATGAATATTCCTCCTCCAAACATACTGGAGGATCAAGACGACG ATATTGAGAAGGAGAAACAGGGTTCGACCTGCGGTGGGACGTCCGGTGGTGGCGGTGGTTCGGGGGGCGTCTCAGCCTCTCTTACCCCCACCATCTGGGACAAAACCATCCCGTATGACGGCGAGACCTTCCACCTGGAGTACATGGACCTGGACGAGTTCCTGCTGGAGAACGAGATCCCCGTCACACTGGAGGAGGAGCTGAGCAGGGGTCCACCAGCCCGAGACACACAGGGTGTATCCTCACCCTCCGACGAGCCGGCGACCGTCCCACAGATGCCTGAGGAGGAACACAAGGACGACGAAGAGTCTGAGGACCACTCGCTCACTGTGAACATCGAGACAAACGCAG AAGTCCAAGCGGCCCCGGACCGTGTGACGCCGCCTCCGATCGACCCAGAGGAGATCGAGGTGAGCGTGGCTTTCCAGCCGGACCCCACGGATCTGGTGCTGTCCAGCGTTCCCGGAGGAGAGCTCTTCAATCCACGCAAACATCGCTTCTCTGTGGATGAGCTCAAACCACAGCCCATGATCAAGAAAGCCAAGAAAGTGTTGGTTCCTGCAGAGGCCAAG GATGAAAAGTACTGGTCGCGGAGGAAGAAGAACAACATGGCTGCGAAGCGCTCGCGTGACGCCCGGCGTCTGAAGGAGAACCAGATCGCCGTCCGCGCCTCCTTCCTGGAGCGGGAGAACGCGGCGCTCAGACAGGAAGTGGCCGAGCTGCGCAAAGACTGTGGCCGCTGCAAGAAGATCATGCTGCTGTACGAGGCCAAGTACGGCTCGCTGTGA